A genomic segment from Syngnathus scovelli strain Florida chromosome 3, RoL_Ssco_1.2, whole genome shotgun sequence encodes:
- the si:ch73-138n13.1 gene encoding trichohyalin produces MAAQVEIQSAEVGRTMTGGRPHLSPLTDSSNTSSSMTPSHIIAPELPKPVPAPKPRLTPKPFAVEKKNSIKPILAPKPLSKSRPESINTTGYKLELPISPKPPQPVAIVKPRPVSTSSSRPTSTSFRTSSKVNTGQTTKPIVHPFKPAPPFDSEDNSKKMPPMPAERQKPKNKMTPTQGGASIARAKSLGFLNLIEKADEQNKSVTVVPPRPHPRTSRPRPVSAMFANNLEIPVPAPHLVGGKPLSSALTSKFESIGLSLHRRATTANAKENTPKETALPQKTQQEKDNALGQNTGIDMKQCASDEQSSDIPEQINVKETENQRGASIKSRINLLLDSSSIPERISSGQTSDIPSPEQRVPEGEPQVGVKQLIRQLTEDITSTQSPVVKPLLKPRHLPAELTKKFSSERLSDSGSVSLSEAAEYEEVSKDPQKRIEAVNPSAKMAVDQQKKISSMTASPETELVPSGATPSNNHSAPSVEVQTVRASLFDNIVEISSVTNGANLVRNPSLRGGKNENEGTLVTAIYKDAVSPSPLRVNHAIDTVQAVGESRAVSESIPSAQREDKAMTLRSRHSEGNRLMKETTGLIGEEPASTMAMEQQPRYLRIGSLQKWPTKGVVQEPDVENVTRKQSINEKEMDLNKDKQREADNEEIVAAPKRMKTLETDEKPKPKATYFALTGQIQESNTDSDIMDSTVPYDDIGSGHESSQGTVAAIKRNLSLNATFGKKSQKKHEEMTRVSQISARQVVSALDVPTAAEMTEVVKKEQTKEDERQNDQMKVINRDKQRQMEIERQAILQFAQMKEREMQREFERRKALEREKQKQRELQNQNLQELEYENLKEIEKESQVHFRQEKAKQKEQELQRRQEMERQCDLERQKQLEKQRQQEMHRQREQEKERQQKLQRQREEELERQQALMRQKEQEKERQLELRRVKEQEKERHRELERQQELMRLREQELQRHQEQMRLEEQEKERQEQLRRLKEKEKEQQKEHERQREMERQQELTRLKEQERERQQQFERQKELMRVREQEEERQREVERQHELMRLREQEEQMRQKEQEMERLRELERQQEELKQREREIERQREIEIQHTQMKLREQEQMRLREQEMERQRELEKQRELEKERRRELERQQERLRQREQEMERQRDLERKQEQERLREQELERRRELKRQQERLRQREQEMERQQELEQEQLRLREEEMARQRELEKQHEQLRQREQEMEKQRELARQQEKMRLKEQEMERRREFERQQEQKRHREERERVQELERQQEQLRLREQEKERQREFQKQQELDQERQREWERLRQREEERQTELDKETLLLELQRNKRMEELESLKEKEAGNLVDQKHKQKENERYLYELEKQWFREKAEKAKLMAVEQEKLRLKGIDQEKEKLRQLEREHAEAIEREQLKELDRLRDLQREKQRHAERQNQRWEAEREKLEKAEAEKMRQIARLQEAERHRLKEKQRKEEQERMKADQPPLRPKVVDVDSLIRTATSQHMRWKQPSPRAEEPYKPSILDVDSFTSQSQPAAPNPNFLSVSSIQEVDSNFGGSLRPAPERDITWKIPPQNSVDPRQLQSTEMSHRKPLHEPKKHTTKVNPELLLMAAEHSLGSHSQWHRRQAEPLYLDPLLQRESTSRVPSSAPVDQVWLPRQLKSQDNQEEVRNRRRSHGFQEPNRMRSRSMSRRSAPSGVALEKSASRIRSRSAHREQDHQSWEQGVSVEDERKDSETPAGETDSQYGTWETGLRIDDSPTPATPSSEGNLSLSPRNTTSSHLQGESDSFDGLHLPLKSENQTFPDAPTTLLDTGVLRSRVQLGKKRAPRTRPSRAARQKTTQGGAEEAPPEDWLYRDSTEEKVECKMDEVDSEEQARGADAAATFASQPQRIALFPGVDSQALKVQLKKRSDSDNQSDTPSASLLSRSPKSPFLPRAARVLPPAGGKENNEEESPPWLKELKSKKRLSQYENES; encoded by the exons ATGGCTGCGCAGGTGGAGATACagagtgcggaggttgggaggaCAATGACAGGAGGAAGACCTCActtgagtcccctgactgactcAAGCAACACAAGTTCGTCAATGACTCCATCGCATATCATCGCTCCTGAACTCCCAAAACCCGTCCCTGCCCCCAAACCACGGCTAACTCCAAAACCATTTgccgtggagaaaaaaaactccATCAAGCCTATACTTGCCCCAAAGCCGCTAAGCAAATCCAGACCAGAATCCATTAACACCACTGGATACAAACTAGAGCTTCCCATCAGTCCAAAACCACCGCAACCAGTAGCCATTGTTAAGCCAAGGCCTGTGTCAACTAGTTCCAGTCGTCCCACCTCAACCTCATTTAGAACATCCAGTAAGGTGAATACTGGGCAAACAACCAAGCCTATTGTCCATCCATTTAAACCAGCCCCTCCTTTTGACTCCGAGGACAACAGCAAAAAAATGCCTCCAATGCCAGCAGAAAGACAGAAACCTAAGAACAAGATGACACCCACCCAGGGTGGGGCATCCATTGCTCGAGCCAAGTCTTTGGGGTTTCTTAATCTGATTGAGAAAGCGGATGAACAAAATAAATCTGTGACAGTTGTCCCACCCCGACCGCATCCCCGAACTTCAAGGCCCAGACCTGTTTCAGCTATGTTTGCTAACAATTTAGAGATACCAGTTCCTGCCCCACACTTGGTTGGCGGAAAACCTCTTTCATCTGCTCTGACATCTAAGTTTGAGTCTATTGGTCTGTCATTGCACCGGAGAGCGACCACTGCCAACGCGAAGGAAAACACTCCAAAAGAAACAGCACTTCCACAAAAGACACAGCAGGAAAAAGACAATGCTTTGGGACAGAACACTGGCATCGACATGAAACAATGTGCCTCAGATGAGCAGAGCAGCGACATTCCAGAACAAATAAATGTAAAAGAGACTGAGAATCAACGAGGGGCAAGCATCAAGTCACGAATTAATCTCCTGCTTGATTCATCCTCCATTCCTGAGAGAATATCTTCTGGCCAAACATCAGATATTCCCTCTCCAGAGCAGAGAGTCCCTGAAGGCGAACCTCAAGTGGGGGTTAAACAGCTCATCAGGCAGCTAACAGAGGATATAACTTCAACACAGAGTCCTGTCGTGAAACCTTTGCTTAAACCTCGCCACCTGCCCGCTGAGCTCACTAAAAA ATTTTCATCTGAGAGGTTGTCTGACTCTGGCAGTGTTTCACTCAGTGAGGCTGCAGAATATGAAGAGGTCAGCAAAGATCCTCAAAAGAGG atTGAAGCAGTCAACCCCAGTGCCAAGATGGCTGTAGATCAACAAAAAAAGATCAGCTCAATGACAGCAAGTCCCGAGACAGAACTTGTGCCAAGTGGAGCAACCCCCTCCAACAATCACAGCGCTCCCAGTGTTGAAGTGCAGACAGTGCGAGCATCCTTATTTGATAATATTGTGGAGATATCCAGTGTGACCAATGGTGCAAACTTAGTCCGTAACCCATCTTTGAGAGGAGGAAAAAATGAGAACGAAGGAACTCTGGTGACTGCCATCTATAAAGATGCAGTATCTCCAAGTCCCCTGCGAGTGAACCATGCCATTGACACAGTGCAAGCCGTGGGCGAAAGTAGAGCGGTGAGTGAGAGCATTCCATCTGCTCAGCGGGAAGATAAAGCCATGACCTTGCGCTCCAGACACTCTGAAGGGAACAGGCTAATGAAGGAGACAACTGGTTTAATAGGAGAAGAACCAGCTTCAACAATGGCAATGGAGCAACAGCCTCGATACTTGCGAATAGGATCCTTGCAGAAATGGCCTACAAAAGGTGTAGTTCAAGAACCTGATGTGGAGAATGTTACCCGAAAGCAATcaataaatgaaaaagaaatggatttgaataaggaCAAGCAGAGAGAAGCAGACAATGAAGAAATAGTTGCAGCACCGAAACGCATGAAAACGTTGGAGACGGATGAAAAGCCAAAACCCAAAGCAACTTATTTTGCCTTGACCGGACAAATACAGGAGTCTAATACTGATTCAGACATTATGGATTCAACAGTGCCTTATGATGATATAGGTTCTGGACATGAAAGCTCTCAAGGTACGGTAGCTGCTATTAAGAGGAATCTGTCATTAAATGCAACttttgggaaaaaaagtcaaaagaaaCACGAGGAGATGACGAGGGTTAGCCAGATTTCAGCCAGGCAGGTGGTATCAGCGCTGGATGTGCCGACAGCGGCGGAAATGACAGAGGtagtaaaaaaagagcaaacaaaGGAGGATGAAAGGCAAAATGACCAAATGAAAGTTATCAATAGAGACAAACAGAGACAAATGGAAATTGAGAGACAAGCCATTTTACAGTTTGCACAGATGAAGGAAAGGGAGATGCAAAGAGAATTTGAAAGACGTAAGGCACTTGAAAGGGAGAAACAAAAACAGAGAGAGCTTCAAAATCAGAACCTCCAAGAATTAGAGTATGAAAATTTGAAAGAAATTGAAAAGGAGAGCCAAGTGCATTTCAGGCAAGAAAAGGCAAAGCAGAAAGAACAGGAGTTACAGAGGAGGCAGGAAATGGAAAGGCAATGTGACCTAGAGCGACAAAAACAGTTAGAAAAGCAGAGACAGCAAGAAATGCATAGGCAGAGAgaacaagaaaaagaaagacaacaAAAATTGCAAAGGCAGAGAGAAGAGGAACTGGAGAGGCAACAAGCACTGATGAGGCAAAAGGAGCAGGAAAAGGAAAGGCAGCTGGAACTCAGGAGGGTGAAGGAACAGGAAAAGGAGCGACACCGAGAACTTGAGAGGCAGCAAGAACTGATGAGGCTGAGGGAACAGGAATTGCAGAGGCATCAAGAACAGATGAGACTGGAGGAGCAGGAAAAGGAAAGACAAGAACAATTGAGGAGGCTGAAGGAGAAGGAAaaggagcagcagaaagaacatGAGAGGCAACGTGAAATGGAGAGACAGCAAGAACTGACCAGACTGAAGGAGCAGGAAAGGGAGAGACAGCAGCAATTTGAGAGGCAGAAGGAGCTGATGAGGGTGAGGGAACAGGAAGAGGAGCGACAGCGAGAAGTTGAAAGGCAGCACGAATTGATGAGGCTGAGGGAGCAGGAAGAACAGATGAGACAGAAGGAGCAGGAAATGGAGAGACTGCGAGAACTTGAGAGGCAACAAGAAGAACTGAAGCAAAGGGAGCGAGAAATTGAGAGACAGCGAGAAATTGAAATACAACACACTCAGATGAAGTTGAGGGAGCAAGAACAAATGAGGCTGAGGGAGCAGGAAATGGAGAGACAGCGAGAACTTGAGAAGCAGAGAGAGCTTGAAAAAGAGAGACGGAGAGAACTTGAGAGACAGCAAGAGCGACTGAGGCAAAGAGAGCAAGAAATGGAGAGACAGCGAGATCTGGAGCGAAAGCAAGAACAGGAGCGGCTGAGGGAGCAGGAACTGGAGAGACGACGAGAACTCAAGAGGCAGCAAGAACGGCTGAGGCAAAGGGAACAGGAGATGGAGAGACAGCAAGAACTTGAACAAGAACAACTGAGGCTGAGGGAGGAGGAGATGGCGAGACAGCGAGAACTTGAGAAGCAGCATGAACAACTGAGGCAGAGGGAGCAAGAAATGGAGAAACAACGAGAACTTGCGCGACAGCAAGAAAAGATGAGGTTGAAGGAGCAGGAAATGGAGCGACGGCGAGAGTTTGAGAGGCAACAAGAACAAAAGAGGCATAGAGAAGAAAGGGAGAGAGTGCAAGAACTTGAGCGGCAGCAAGAACAGCTGAGACTGAGGGAGCAGGAGAAAGAGCGCCAGCGGGAATTTCAGAAGCAGCAAGAACTGGATCAAGAGAGGCAGCGTGAGTGGGAAAGACTAAGACAGAGGGAAGAAGAAAGACAGACAGAGCTGGATAAGGAGACGCTTCTTTTGGAATTGCAAAGGAATAAGAGAATGGAGGAACTGGAAAGCCTCAAAGAAAAAGAAGCAGGAAACCTTGTTGACCAAAAACACAAGCAGAAAGAAAACGAGAGGTATCTTTATGAGCTTGAAAAGCAATGGTTCAGAGAGAAGGCTGAGAAAGCCAAACTCATGGCAGTAGAACAAGAAAAGCTGAGACTGAAAGGGATTGATCAAGAAAAGGAAAAGCTAAGACAACTGGAGAGGGAGCATGCGGAAGCCATTGAAAGAGAGCAGTTGAAAGAGCTGGACAGGCTGCGAGACTTGCAAAGGGAGAAACAGCGCCACGCTGAGAGACAGAACCAAAGATGGgaagcagagagagagaaactggAAAAGGCTGAGGCAGAGAAAATGAGACAGATTGCCAGACTTCAAGAAGCAGAGCGACACAGGCTCAAGGAGAAACAAAGAAAAGAGGAACAGGAGAGAATGAAGGCCGATCAACCCCCTCTGAGGCCCAAAGTGGTGGATGTGGACTCTTTGATCAGAACTGCCACCTCTCAACACATGAGATGGAAGCAGCCCTCCCCGAGAGCCGAAGAGCCCTACAAACCTTCCATTCTTGACGTGGACTCGTTCACATCTCAATCTCAGCCAGCAGCCCCAAATCCAAATTTCCTGTCCGTTTCCAGTATTCAAGAAGTAGACTCCAATTTTGGCGGTTCATTACGACCTGCACCTGAAAGAGATATCACGTGGAAGATACCTCCACAGAATTCAGTTGACCCACGGCAGCTCCAATCAACTGAGATGTCTCACCGCAAACCTCTTCATGAGCCCAAAAAACACACAACCAAAGTCAACCCAGAACTGCTCTTAATGGCGGCTGAACATTCCCTTGGCTCACACAGCCAGTGGCACCGTAGGCAAGCTGAACCACTTTACTTGGACCCTTTACTCCAAAGAGAGTCAACAAGCAGAGTTCCCAGCAGTGCTCCTGTTGATCAGGTCTGGTTGCCCAGACAACTAAAATCCCAAGACAATCAGGAAGAGGTCCGGAACCGTAGGAGATCCCACGGATTCCAG GAGCCGAACAGGATGCGTTCTCGCAGCATGTCACGTCGATCGGCGCCATCTGGTGTTGCTCTCGAAAAAAGTGCTTCTAGAATACGGAGTCGGAGCGCCCACAGAGAACAGGACCACCAGAGCTGG GAGCAAGGTGTTAGTGTTGAGGATGAGCGGAAGGACTCTGAAACTCCAGCGGGTGAGACAGACAGTCAATATGGGACTTGGGAGACTGGACTGCGCATTGATGATAG CCCAACTCCTGCCACTCCCAGCTCAGAAGGCAACCTCAGCCTTTCTCCAAGGAACACAACTTCTTCCCATCTACAAGGGGAAAGCGACAGCTTTGATGGCCTGCATCTACCCTTGAAATCTGAGAACCAGACGTTCCCTGAT GCACCAACCACTCTGTTAGACACTGGTGTCCTCCGGTCCAGAGTTCAACTTGGAAAGAAGCGAGCTCCTAGGACACGGCCCTCCAGAGCTGCCCGTCAGAAGACTACTCAAGGTGGGGCAGAGGAAGCCCCCCCTGAGGACTGGCTCTACAGAGACTCCACAG AGGAGAAGGTTGAGTGTAAGATGGATGAAGTCGATTCTGAGGAGCAGGCCAGAGGGGCAGACGCCGCTGCTACTTTTGCTTCTCAGCCACAAAGAATTGCGTTGTTCCCCGGGGTGGACTCTCAAGCTTTAAAG GTCCAATTGAAGAAGAGGAGCGACTCTGACAATCAAAGTGACACACCCTCCGCTTCCCTTCTTTCTCGCTCTCCCAAATCGCCCTTCCTGCCTCGGGCTGCTCGTGTACTTCCCCCAGCTGGTGGGAAAGAAAATAA TGAGGAGGAATCACCCCCGTGGTTAAAAGAGCTCAAGTCTAAGAAGCGCTTGAGTCAATATGAGAATGAGAGCTAA
- the rnf10 gene encoding E3 ubiquitin-protein ligase RNF10, which produces MLESSAALGSNLGLVHCTETNMEKNPSSNNTKVPPRSNSSGPTPGESKPKTESKTNGGSKRYGRKREPSFPKAENFSGPRRTNPQKSKNFDKRPPQRGGGRQYGVAGGGRREEVAETRRAEFSPAQFAGPKKISLNHLLNFTFEPRGGNGAVGDGGSSCWGRRNKWGHKHKPFNKELFLQANCQFVVTDDQDYKAHFTDPDTLVNWDCVHQVRIYSHEVPSCPICLYPPVAARITRCGHIFCWPCILHYLSLSDKTWSKCPICYEAVHTVDLKSVVAMETRQYVVGDVITMRLMRREKGAVVAMPSSHWVKVEEPVRFGDSALSPYSKLLLTSSTQVFSLVEEEKAVLQAQLCQEDDAQGCFIQSALCYLQEKEEMLLKQQQQQPETDNSFDFSSLTLVEPAFPIDEVVTINNAIKPVLQYSSAFDDEVAEVPAVEALQGSPEDTLESVLEETTDAASDPAPDHLSDEENAAKESEPSRTQTSQVHGPFYYFYQAEDCQQMFLHPVNIRCLLREYGSLEASPDSITATVVEIEGHTVTEEIRRRHRYLSHLPLTCEFSICELSLQPPILSKETMDTFEDELEKRKRLRQKKARDEKRRERRIEIEENKKQGKYPEVHIGLENLQHFPAFGSPPHDSSPLVQPDFTLVPPSPLSSSPSSAGITFPSLNGQSSPVVGSVEDDSHGMSFAQMLRDGKARIHGPRVTTKKDKLLAPSAPDSDGESDGSDRAPVPNFQNSFSQAFEKALLQLDCPESSPQALVVSDEKGGKKKKKKQKLLFSTSMVHTK; this is translated from the exons ATGCTGGAGAGCTCGGCAGCTCTCGGCTCGAATCTCGGCCTCGTTCACTGCACGGAAACAAACATGGAGAAGAACCCGAGCAGCAACAATACCAAGGTTCCACCTCGTTCCAACTCCTCTGGGCCAACCCCGGGGGAATCTAAACCTAAAACAG AAAGTAAGACTAATGGAGGCTCCAAGCGCTACGGCCGCAAGCGGGAGCCTTCTTTTCCCAAAGCAGAAAACTTCTCGGGCCCGCGTCGCACCAATCCACAGAAAAGCAAGAATTTTGACAAGAGACCCCCGCAGAGAGGTGGAGGACGGCAGTACGGGGTTGCAGGTGGAGGACGACGGGAGGAG GTAGCAGAGACACGCCGGGCAGAGTTTAGCCCGGCTCAGTTTGCTGGACCGAAAAAAATAAGCCTGAACCACCTGTTGAATTTCACCTTTGAACCTCGTGGAGGTAATGGTGCGGTCGGTGATGGAGGCTCCTCCTGTTGGGGACGCCGAAATAAATGGGGTCATAAGCACAAGCCCTTTAACAAGGAGCTTTTCCTGCAGGCCAA TTGTCAGTTTGTGGTGACTGATGACCAGGACTACAAGGCTCACTTCACTGATCCAGATACGCTGGTCAACTGGGATTGTGTGCACCAAGTG CGAATCTACAGTCATGAGGTGCCATCTTGCCCAATCTGTCTCTACCCACCCGTGGCAGCTCGCATTACACGCTGTGGACATATCTTCTGCTGGCCTTGCATTCTGCACTACCTGTCTTTAAGTGACAAGACTTGGTCAAAGTGCCCTATATGTTACGAGGCTGTTCACACAGTGGATCTGAAGAG tgtggttgccatggagaccagGCAATATGTGGTTGGTGACGTCATTACCATGCGCCTCATGCGGAGAGAAAAGGGGGCTGTGGTGGCCATGCCGAGTTCTCACTGGGTGAAGGTGGAGGAACCTGTACGGTTTGGAG aTTCTGCTTTGAGCCCGTATTCCAAGCTGCTGCTCACCTCCTCCACCCAGGTCTTTAGTCTTGTGGAAGAGGAGAAGGCAGTCTTGCAGGCTCAGCTGTGTCAGGAAGATGATGCACAAGGTTGCTTCATCCAGAGTGCACTTTGCTATTTGCAG gagaAAGAGGAAATGCTGCtgaagcagcaacagcagcagcctgAAACTGATAACAGCTTTGATTTTTCCTCTCTGACTCTTGTGGAACCTGCTTTTCCCATAGACGAAGTGGTGACTATTAACAATGCTATCAAG CCTGTGCTGCAGTACTCTTCTGCCTTCGATGACGAGGTGGCAGAAGTCCCAGCTGTTGAAGCCTTGCAAGGGTCTCCTGAAGATACTTTGGAAAGTGTGCTGGAAGAGACGACTGATGCTGCATCTGATCCAGCCCCAGACCACCTTTCTGATGAAGAAAACGCTGCCAAAGAGTCAGAACCAAGTCGCACTCAAACCAGCCAGGTGCATGGACCCTTCTATTATTTTTACCAAG CTGAAGACTGCCAGCAGATGTTCTTACATCCTGTGAATATACGTTGTCTGTTGAGGGAATATGGCAGCCTGGAGGCCAGCCCAGACTCCATCACTGCCACAGTCGTGGAGATCGAGGGACACACAGTTACCGAG GAGATTCGCCGTCGACATCGTTACCTGTCACATCTACCGCTCACATGTGAGTTCAGCATCTGTGAGTTGTCCTTGCAGCCACCAATCCTGTCCAAGGAAACCATGGACACATTTGAAG ATGAATTGGAGAAAAGAAAGCGCCTGAGACAGAAGAAAGCGAGAGATGAGAAGCGCAGAGAGAGGCGAATTGAAATTGAAGAGAACAAGAAGCAGGGTAAAT ATCCAGAGGTGCATATCGGACTGGAGAACCTTCAACATTTCCCAGCATTCGGATCGCCACCTCACGACAGCAGCCCCTTGGTCCAACCTGATTTTACTTTAGTCCCTCCATCACCCCTGAGCAGCAGTCCTTCCTCCG CTGGGATAACATTCCCAAGTCTGAATGGACAAAGCTCTCCTGTTGTGGGAAGTGTTGAGGATGACTCTCACGGCATGTCTTTTGCACAG ATGCTGAGAGATGGGAAGGCCAGAATCCATGGGCCTAGAGTCACCACAAAGAAAG ATAAGCTGTTAGCTCCGTCAGCACCAGACAGCGATGGGGAGAGTGACGGGTCTGACCGGGCACCCGTGCCCAACTTTCAGAACTCTTTCAGCCAAGCATTTGAGAAGGCGCTTCTACAGCTAGATTGCCCGGAGTCTTCCCCACAAGCCTTGGTTGTCTCAG ATGAGAAgggaggaaagaagaaaaagaaaaaacagaaacttctcttcAGCACCTCCATGGTTCACACAAAGTAG
- the pop5 gene encoding ribonuclease P/MRP protein subunit POP5 has protein sequence MVRLKSRYLLCEINVTDRNSLLLLNDRAIAEAVKEAVTRIHGDYGAAMCSIRFSVKYLNTQTGMALLRFPKMSYKLLWSALPFITSIETRWQKIPCFLNCLHVGGTIRTCQKFLVRYNTRQLHRMLPNCKNEEEKKQIRKAILSCSMVQGAFEDEPDDDGDEDEA, from the exons ATGGTGAGATTGAAATCGAG GTATTTACTCTGTGAGATAAACGTGACGGACAGGAACAGTTTGTTGCTCCTGAATGACAGAGCTATCGCCGAGGCGGTGAAAGAAGCGGTGACCCGAATACACGGCGACTATGGGGCGGCCATGTGCAGCATAAGATTCTCTG TGAAATACCTGAATACTCAAACAGGAATGGCATTACTGCGTTTCCCTAAAATGAGCTACAAACTGCTGTGGTCTGCATTACCTTTTATCACCAGCATTGAGACCCGCTGGCAGAAAATCCCATGTTTTCTGAACTGTCTGCACGTAGGAG GAACAATCAGAACTTGTCAGAAGTTTCTGGTACGTTACAACACACGGCAGCTCCATCGAATGCTCCCAAATTGTAAAAATGAAG aagaaaagaaacagaTTCGCAAAGCTATTTTAAGTTGTTCAATGGTACAAGGAGCATTTGAAGATGAAccagatgatgatggtgatgaagaTGAAGCATAA
- the unc119b gene encoding protein unc-119 homolog B isoform X1, whose amino-acid sequence MHGSRNKAASTLGKGHADADTGTESNRRDRKAVGGMLKKLKSRRSQTDKWPVVTEDELRALGGDISPDHVLGLRAVTEDYLCKPEDNIYNIDFTRFKIRDLETGTVLFEIAKPPNSGPVEAEEGSGDVDVSAGRFVRYQFTPAFLKLQTVGATVEFTVGDRPINNFRMIERHYFQGRLLKNFDFDFGFCIPNSRNTCEHIYEFPQLPDDLIRQMVEHPYETRSDSFYFVDNKLIMHNKADYAYNGGQ is encoded by the exons ATGCACGGTTCTCGGAACAAAGCGGCATCAACACTCGGGAAAGGACACGCGGACGCAGACACTGGCACGGAATCGAACCGCAGGGACCGAAAAGCTGTTGGAGGGATGTTAAAGAAGCTCAAGTCGAGGCGCAGTCAAACGGATAAGTGGCCCGTGGTTACAGAGGATGAACTTCGGGCGCTCGGTGGAGATATTTCTCCGGACCACGTCCTTGGACTCCGTGCTGTCACCGAGG ACTATCTGTGCAAACCCGAAGATAATATCTACAACATTGACTTCACCCGTTTCAAGATCAGAGATCTTGAGACTGGCACAGTACTGTTTGAGATCGCCAAACCGCCCAACAGTG GTCCTGTCGAGGCTGAAGAGGGAAGTGGAGATGTTGACGTCAGTGCTGGGCGCTTTGTGCGCTATCAGTTTACACCAGCGTTCCTGAAACTACAGACTGTAGGTGCCAC CGTGGAGTTCACCGTCGGCGATCGGCCCATCAACAATTTCCGCATGATCGAGAGGCATTATTTTCAGGGACGCCTGCTCAagaactttgactttgacttcggCTTTTGCATTCCTAACAGCCGTAACACATGCGAACACATTTACGAGTTCCCACAACTTCCAGACGACCTCA TTCGTCAAATGGTGGAGCACCCTTATGAGACCAGATCGGACAGTTTCTATTTTGTGGACAACAAGCTCATCATGCACAACAAGGCAGATTATGCCTATAATGGTGGTCAGTAA
- the unc119b gene encoding protein unc-119 homolog B isoform X2, with amino-acid sequence MHGSRNKAASTLGKGHADADTGTESNRRDRKAVGGMLKKLKSRRSQTDKWPVVTEDELRALGGDISPDHVLGLRAVTEGPVEAEEGSGDVDVSAGRFVRYQFTPAFLKLQTVGATVEFTVGDRPINNFRMIERHYFQGRLLKNFDFDFGFCIPNSRNTCEHIYEFPQLPDDLIRQMVEHPYETRSDSFYFVDNKLIMHNKADYAYNGGQ; translated from the exons ATGCACGGTTCTCGGAACAAAGCGGCATCAACACTCGGGAAAGGACACGCGGACGCAGACACTGGCACGGAATCGAACCGCAGGGACCGAAAAGCTGTTGGAGGGATGTTAAAGAAGCTCAAGTCGAGGCGCAGTCAAACGGATAAGTGGCCCGTGGTTACAGAGGATGAACTTCGGGCGCTCGGTGGAGATATTTCTCCGGACCACGTCCTTGGACTCCGTGCTGTCACCGAGG GTCCTGTCGAGGCTGAAGAGGGAAGTGGAGATGTTGACGTCAGTGCTGGGCGCTTTGTGCGCTATCAGTTTACACCAGCGTTCCTGAAACTACAGACTGTAGGTGCCAC CGTGGAGTTCACCGTCGGCGATCGGCCCATCAACAATTTCCGCATGATCGAGAGGCATTATTTTCAGGGACGCCTGCTCAagaactttgactttgacttcggCTTTTGCATTCCTAACAGCCGTAACACATGCGAACACATTTACGAGTTCCCACAACTTCCAGACGACCTCA TTCGTCAAATGGTGGAGCACCCTTATGAGACCAGATCGGACAGTTTCTATTTTGTGGACAACAAGCTCATCATGCACAACAAGGCAGATTATGCCTATAATGGTGGTCAGTAA